In the genome of Halosolutus amylolyticus, the window ATCACCTCTCGTGTCTCACCCCACAGGAGTACGAGGACCGCTACGAGTCGATCTATCACCTGACGAAGTACGACCAGCGGACCCACGAGGTGACGCTGATCGCGCAGGTGCCGAAAGACGATCCGGTCTGTCAGACCGCCGAAACCGTCTTCAGGACGGCCGACTGGCACGAGCGCGAGGCGTTCGACCTCGTCGGGATCGAGTACGAGGGCCATCCCGACCTCCGCCGGATTCTCCTGCCCGAATCGTGGCAGGGCCACCCGCTCGCGCTCGAGTACGACCAGGAGAAACCGCAGGTCGTCCGGTTCGGGGAGCACGCGAACCCGCTGGAACCGGACCGGAGGCTGTCCGAGTCGGACACGATGCTCCTCAACATCGGGCCACACCACCCCGCGACCCACGGGGTGCTCCACCTCAAGACGATCCTCGACGGCGAGACCGTCGCCGACGTCGATCCCGACGTGGGCTATCTCCACCGCTGTGAGGAGCAGATGTGCCAGAACGGCCAGTACCGCCACCAGATCATCCCCTACTCGAACCGGTGGGACTACACCGCGAACCTCCCCAACGAGTGGGCGGTCGCCCGCGCGATCGAGGACCTCGCGGACATCGAGGTGCCCGAGTACGCCCAGGTCCTGCGCACGATGGCGACCGAGTTCGGCCGGATGCTCGGGCACTTCCTCGCGCTCGGTACCTTCGCGCTCGACGTCTACGGCGACTTCACTGCCATCTTCCAGTACGCCTTCCGCGATCGGGAGGTCGTCCAGGACATCCTGGAGGACCTGACCGGCCAGCGGATGATGTTCTACTACTTCCGACTGGGTGGGGTCGCGTGGGACCTGCCCCGACCGCGCGACGAGTTCGTCGAGAAGTGCCGGGATTTCCTCGACGAACTACCCGCAAAAGTAGACGAGTACAACGCCTTGCTCACCGGGAACGAGATCTTCCAGATCCGGTGCGTCGACACCGGCATCTTAGAACCCGAGGTGGCCAAAGACTACGGCTGTACGGGTCCCGTCGCCCGCGGATCGGGAATCGACTACGACCTGCGCCGCGACGACCCCTACGGCTACTATCCAAACCTCGACTGGGACGTCGTCACCCTCGACGGCTGTGACAACTACTCGCGGGTGCTCGTCCGGATGCGGGAAGTCGAGGAGTCCGCGAAGATCATCGAGCAGTGTCTCGACCTGCTGGAGGACTGGCCCGAGGACGAGCGAACCGTCCAGAGCAACGTCCCCCGAACCCTGAAGCCGGACGCCGGTACCGAGACCTATCGCGCGGTCGAATCCGCGAAGGGTGAACTCGGGATCTACGTCCGATCGGACGGCTCGAACTCGCCCGCGCGGTTCAAGATCCGGAGCCCGTGTTTCCACAACCTCTCCGCCCTCCCCGAGATGGCCGAAGGGGAGTACGTCGCCGACCTGATCGCCTCGCTCGGCAGTCTCGACATCGTGCTCGGCAGCGTCGATCGATAACGTGACGGCGCGCCCCGTTTTTCGGTCGTCCTAACGGTAAATATGGCCGCCATCTGTGACGGAATCGCCAAGGATTAAGGTCGGCAGACCGGACCATCGATCAGATGTCGATCGAGCCGCTGGCCGAAGGCGCGGCCGCCGTCCGGTCCGCCTGGACGGCCCTCGAACGGGACTGGCGAAGCGTCGTCGTCGGCGCAGTGATCGTCGCGGTCGTCCAGGTGCTGAACCTCGGGATCCCGTGGTAAACGGATGAGTGCGCGCCGATTGCTTCCGGGACTGTTCGCCCTCTGTATCGGTGCGATCGCGGCCCGAGCGATCGCGCTGGCCGGCGGTCCCAATCACCTCCTCGTCGCGATCGCGCTGGGCTTCGTCCTCGAGAACGCCGTCGGCGTTCCGGAGCGACTCGAACCGGGGATCGAGACCCACAAGCTCTGGCTCGGGGCCGGGATCGTCCTGATGGGCGCGTCGCTGTCGCTCGGGACGGTGCTCGACGTCGGCGGACTCGTCCTCCTCGTCGTGATCGGCGTCGCCGGCGTCACGCTCGTCGTCGTCGAGACCCTCGCGCGAAACGTCTTCGGGGTCGCCGATCGGCTCGGGTCGCTGCTCGCGGCCGGGGCCAGCATCTGCGGCGTCTCGGCCGTCGTCGCGGTGGCCGGCTCGATCGACGCCCGGGAGGACCAGATCGCCTACGCGGCCGCGACCGTCCTGCTGTTCGACGCGGTGACGCTCGTCGTCTACCCGATCGTCGGCGACCTGCTCGACCTCTCCGGGATCGTCTTCGGGGTCTGGGCCGGCGTCAGCATGTTCTCGACGGGCCCGGTCGTCGCGGTCGGGGTCGCCCACTCCGAGGTCGCCGGCCAGTGGGCGACGATGACGAAACTCGCGCGAAACGCCCTGATCGGGGTCGTCGTGCTCGGCTACGCGAGCTACTACGCCCGATCCGGGACCGGCGATCGCCCCTCCCTCCGGACGCTCTGGAGCGAGTTCCCGAAGTTCGTGGTCGGCTTTCTCGCGCTCGCGGCCCTCGCGAGCGCTGGCGCGTTCTCGGCCGCCCAGCAGGCGTCGATCGAGAACGCCTACAACTGGCTGTTCCTGCTCGCGTTCGTCGGCCTCGGGACGGAGATCCGACTCGCCGAACTCCGCACCACCGGCACGACGCCCGTCGTCGTCGTCCTGGTCTCGTTGCTCGTCGTCAGCACGCTCTCGCTTGCGGTGCTGACGGTCCTGTTTTGAACCCCGATCGCAGTCCAGATGGGAGCACCTAATACCGTCGAGCAAGAGTCGGCGGGTATGTCCAACGGAGAGTTCGAGGGGTACGGCGGGAGACACGTTCCGGAACCGCTCGAGGAACCGCTCGAGCAACTCGCTGCCGCCTACGACGAGGTCGCGACGACCGACGCGTTCCAGTCCGACTTTCGCGACCTGCTCGAATCGTTCGCCGGTCGACCGACGCCGCTGTACCACGCGAGCAACCTGAGCGATCGGTACGGGGCCGACATCTACCTCAAGCGCGAGGACCTGCTCCACGGCGGCGCGCACAAGATCAACAACTGTCTCGGCCAGGCCCTCCTCGCCAAGCGGGCGGGACGCGATCGGCTGATCGCCGAGACGGGGGCCGGTCAGCACGGCGTCGCGACCGCGATGGTCGGCGCCCTGCTGGGCCTCGAGACGGAGATCTACATGGGCAAGAAGGACGTCGAGCGCCAGGAGATGAACGTCTTCCGAATGCGCCTGATGGGCGCCGAGGTCAACGAGGTCACCCGCGGGGACGAGGGGCTGGCCGACGCCGTCGACGCGGCGCTGGAGGACTTCGCCGAGAACGTCGACGACACCCACTACCTCGTCGGGAGCGTCGTCGGTCCCGACCCCTTCCCGCGCATGGTCCGGGACTTCCAGAGCGTCATCGGCGAGGAAGCCCGCGAGCAGTTCCGGGAGCGCACGGGTGGGCTCCCCGACGCGGCCGTCGCCTGCGTCGGCGGCGGGTCGAACGCGATCGGCCTCTTTCACGCCTTCCGGGACGACGACGTCGCGTTCTACGGCGCGGAGGGCGGCGGCGAGGGTGCGGAGTCGAGCAGGCACGCCGCCCCGCTCGCGAAGGGGTCCGACGACGTGCTCCACGGGATGAAGACGCGCGTGATCAACGAAGACGTCGACGTCCACTCCGTCTCGGCCGGCCTCGACTACCCCGGCGTCGGCCCCGAACACGCCATGTTCCGCGCCGTCGGCCGCTGCGAGTACACGGGCGTCACCGACGACGAGGCGCTGGCGGCGTTCCGTGAACTCAGCGAGACCGAGGGGATCATTCCCGCACTGGAATCGAGTCACGCGATCGCGCGGGCGATCGAACTCGCCGAGGCCGGCGAGCACGAGACGATCCTCGTGAACCTCTCCGGGCGCGGCGACAAGGACATGGAGACCGCGGCCGCGAAGTTCGATCTCTAAACCGCGTCCCGCAGTCGCGACGCGAGTCGATCGCCATCCGCGTCGTCGAGCCGATCCCTGACCAGGGAGATGGTGACGCCGTCGTCCACGAACCGGGGGACGAGGTGGACGTGGGCGTGCTCGACCGTTCCGACGATCGAGCCCGTGGTGTAGAACACGCTGATCCCGATCGGATCGAGCATGTCGTCGATCGCCGTCCAGAGCCGCCGGACGGTCCGGAAGACGGCCCCGACGGTCCGCTCGTCCATCTCGAACAGTTCCGACCCGTGTGTTTTCGGCACGACCAGCGTGTGGCCCGTCGTAACCGGTCGCTGGTCGAGAAACGCGAGCACGCGATCGTCGTCGAAAACACGCACGGCAGCGTCCTCCCCCGCGACGATCCGGCAGAAATCACAGTCGTCTTGCATGTTCGTCTCCCTGTTACGAGCCGATCGTAATAGCTGTCCCGCACGATCTAACCGGGCACCGATCACCGATTGCGAGCCGTCCGCACCCGAGCGCCCCGAAACCGCCGAGTGCCAGCGGGTGATACGATTAAGTCCCGACCGGTGGAGTCTCGACCCGGAA includes:
- a CDS encoding NADH-quinone oxidoreductase subunit D gives rise to the protein MSEPEQRERERIDPEYDHLRDEQVDEAELEALLDKYAIGRDDHENAPAFVIRPDDVQAVLALLRDKAGFDHLSCLTPQEYEDRYESIYHLTKYDQRTHEVTLIAQVPKDDPVCQTAETVFRTADWHEREAFDLVGIEYEGHPDLRRILLPESWQGHPLALEYDQEKPQVVRFGEHANPLEPDRRLSESDTMLLNIGPHHPATHGVLHLKTILDGETVADVDPDVGYLHRCEEQMCQNGQYRHQIIPYSNRWDYTANLPNEWAVARAIEDLADIEVPEYAQVLRTMATEFGRMLGHFLALGTFALDVYGDFTAIFQYAFRDREVVQDILEDLTGQRMMFYYFRLGGVAWDLPRPRDEFVEKCRDFLDELPAKVDEYNALLTGNEIFQIRCVDTGILEPEVAKDYGCTGPVARGSGIDYDLRRDDPYGYYPNLDWDVVTLDGCDNYSRVLVRMREVEESAKIIEQCLDLLEDWPEDERTVQSNVPRTLKPDAGTETYRAVESAKGELGIYVRSDGSNSPARFKIRSPCFHNLSALPEMAEGEYVADLIASLGSLDIVLGSVDR
- a CDS encoding YeiH family protein, translated to MSARRLLPGLFALCIGAIAARAIALAGGPNHLLVAIALGFVLENAVGVPERLEPGIETHKLWLGAGIVLMGASLSLGTVLDVGGLVLLVVIGVAGVTLVVVETLARNVFGVADRLGSLLAAGASICGVSAVVAVAGSIDAREDQIAYAAATVLLFDAVTLVVYPIVGDLLDLSGIVFGVWAGVSMFSTGPVVAVGVAHSEVAGQWATMTKLARNALIGVVVLGYASYYARSGTGDRPSLRTLWSEFPKFVVGFLALAALASAGAFSAAQQASIENAYNWLFLLAFVGLGTEIRLAELRTTGTTPVVVVLVSLLVVSTLSLAVLTVLF
- the trpB gene encoding tryptophan synthase subunit beta; translated protein: MSNGEFEGYGGRHVPEPLEEPLEQLAAAYDEVATTDAFQSDFRDLLESFAGRPTPLYHASNLSDRYGADIYLKREDLLHGGAHKINNCLGQALLAKRAGRDRLIAETGAGQHGVATAMVGALLGLETEIYMGKKDVERQEMNVFRMRLMGAEVNEVTRGDEGLADAVDAALEDFAENVDDTHYLVGSVVGPDPFPRMVRDFQSVIGEEAREQFRERTGGLPDAAVACVGGGSNAIGLFHAFRDDDVAFYGAEGGGEGAESSRHAAPLAKGSDDVLHGMKTRVINEDVDVHSVSAGLDYPGVGPEHAMFRAVGRCEYTGVTDDEALAAFRELSETEGIIPALESSHAIARAIELAEAGEHETILVNLSGRGDKDMETAAAKFDL
- a CDS encoding HIT family protein, producing MQDDCDFCRIVAGEDAAVRVFDDDRVLAFLDQRPVTTGHTLVVPKTHGSELFEMDERTVGAVFRTVRRLWTAIDDMLDPIGISVFYTTGSIVGTVEHAHVHLVPRFVDDGVTISLVRDRLDDADGDRLASRLRDAV